AGAGTGACTCaaacattcagatttttaaaagcagtggctGGGAGGAAATTGATTAGACATAGTGATTCAAACATTGATGCTCCCGATATTTGCAGGGATGTATATAGTACTGTAAATCTGCAAAGATCtttctggtatttttcattttttttaattttcagcattATCATAACAtattgtttcctggctacttttaATACAAAGCTGCAATATACAAAATAGGACAGTACTGATGACCAAATCTTGCTGTTAGTTGTGCATCTCCCTTTTACTGAAGCAAGACTGTATCTTACCCTGAAGTACAGCTTAATAAAACTGAGCGTATGTTTTTAGGAAGAGACCACAGTTCATGTAGCTCTGATGTTGAAAAATAACTCTTCTCTTGTGGAACTACATTTGTGCAAGCACGAAATGAAAAACTTTGGTGTAGAGCGACTGTGTGAGGCATTGTATGAAAACTCCAGCCTGAGATACCTTGATCTTAGCTGGTAAGAGTTACTACGTGACATAGCCTTGACTAACATTAGACACTCATTTTCTTAgcacccttttaaaaaaaatgtgtacatCTCTTTCAGTAATAAAATAACCCGTGATGGTGTAAAATTTTTGGGACAACTATTAAAACGGAACCAAGCCCTGGAAATCCTAGATCTTGGTGCAAACCGAATAGAAGATGATGGAGCCATCTACCTGAGTGAAGCCTTGGCTTTGTACAACAGGACTCTTCAGGCGTTAGTATTTACGTGACTTCCCCAGAGACTGCAGGTGTAACAACTTGGAGTATAAGAAGCTCAGACTTTGCAGTGGCTGAACTGACATCAAAACTGTGTGCTTTGATGTTACcgatcaaaacagaaaaatcaggaagTTACAAACTTTTTagtccatttttctttctcaggaaaaaaacatgtgAGTGAGGGATTCCTTTGCCTAAGCATAGGCGTCTTCTGCCACTGGCGATTCCCCAAGACCTGTGAGACATCCTAGGGCGCTGGCAGGTGGCCCACAGGTCCTTTCAGAGCCCTGCAGCTTGGAGACCAGGCAGGTCAGGTGGCGCAGGCGGCCTGTGTTCCGGTATCTGAATTAAGTCCCCTGGAGCTTCACGTGAGCTAAAGAAGTGAAACGCTAGGCCAAGAAATGCCATTCAGTCCCATGCGCTAATGCCTTGTGTTCACCTTCCCACACTGCCAGGCCTACTCATAActcattttattcccttttccttgTACATCCTTTTTCATCTTGTATCCATTGCTGTGTGGCCTGACATATGCTTGTTCTTCTATTTCAGGGTTTTTGGGGGTTGACACTTAGATCAGTTTTGTAGTGGTTCATCTTACATGCGATTCACAGCTTTTACAGTCATTCTAAGGAGCGGGGAAGGCAATTCGATCTTGTTAGTTCTTTTTGCATCTTTAAAGCGTAGGTCCCTGTGgtgcacaaagaaaacaaaccaagagCTGTACATCTTCAGAATTTTAAGATAATCAGATTCCATGCAGGGATAAGGCACTATATTTGTTGATTTTGATCTTCAACACTTAAGAAAATCCTCTGTTTAAGTTAGCTTCCAGGTGAACCCAAAAGAGCTGTAATCTCTCCATCAGGGTGTATTTTGTAGCCTGCATTAAACCGTGCGCCGGCAGGATGTAAAAGCTGATCAAAGGTGTTACCTGAAGCCATTAGTTTTAAGTAGCAGACTGAGGCGGTGGCGGCTGCTAGGTGCCTCTGAAAGCCTTCCAGGTTcactaatataaaaataactgCCACTCCACAAAGATCAAAGCTTAGCCTGGATAAGTGCCAAGGCTTGGGCTTCAAAGCAGACTAGAGATGAGACCTGGCCATCACGAAGCAAGTCACCGACACTGAAGAACTACACAGTGAACAACCTGGCTGCACGAGTCACGAAAATGCCTTGAGAAACAGTACTAGTCCATAGTCCAACCTGCCTTTAGCAACCTGGAAAAGATTTTATAGTAGGACTGGACttgatacaaataaataattgtattgttaataacaaatataagATTTCAATATACATGTAATATATGATATATAATAATATGTGATGATAAATAAGAATAAATCATAGTTAAACTTAGTTTTAACTAAGGGATGGGAATTCAGAGGTTTGACACACATTTGCATAActattttctctgtttattaGATTGTCAGTAGTAAGCAACAATATAAGCGGCAAAGGACTTGTAGCTCTTTCAGGtgcaatgaaaacaaacatggaaCTTTCCTATATTTACATCTGGGGGAACAAATTTGATGAAGCCACCTGTATGGTAAGTGTTTGCTTCTGAACTCTTCTAAgaaggttgggttttgtttgtttgttctaatTTGTTTTTACAATCACTGGCAAGACTACAGCAATTCATGAACAAGATACctgatttactcttttttttttttttaaataattataatataGTGGTGCTGTAATGAGACTCACTGGACATCAGCATACTGAAATGATCAAGTACACGCCTATTGTGTATTGTCTTCTAGAGCCTTCACTGCAGTCAAGTGCAATATTATATGTCAGATTCTTGTTCTTATTCATTTCAGGCATTTTCAGAATTAATTCAGACGGGCCGCTTGAAATCTAATTGTACAGACGTGGCACCGTATGAAGTGGATGGGCATGTTCACCTTGCAGAGCTCTCCCATGGCCTTAAGAAGCATTACTACTGGACACCAAGTTGTGGGGAGGTGACGAACAAAGATGCTAATGCCAGTCTGGCAATTGCAGCCGTTTCAGAATACTTGTGAGTGAGGTAGCAGCTGGATGCACTCCATATGCTTGAAGTTTTCCTATCTTGTTTCTAGTAAAATAGATTATATCACTATCAAACTTGCTGCATGTTATTTCTTCAGGGTCCTTAGTCTAGAAGGAATCTAAAAACACTTGAAGTGGCGGTAGAAATAAAATATCGAACTGGTGACCTTAAAATTTGTTGCTAAAAATGCCCAAGCTATTAAAAGCCTATTAAtatgaaaatgcattaattttcttgcagTCATTTCTATTGCACACTGTCTCCTTCACCTTACCACGAGTAGCTGTAGTTCCAGGATTCCCAAGTTATAGATGAATTTAGTGAAATAACATGCTAAGAGGAAAAAATTTTCACCACATAGTGCACTAAAAGTGACACTAGGTATTAGCAGTAACAGGGAGTAGAACAGTCACTGACCAGACGCACGTGAAGAGTTTAGGCTGCAGCAGTTGATGCATGAGTTGAACTCCTAGCAGCTGAACTACTCTGCTCTATTTACGAGACCTTCTCAGATCAGGATTTTTATCaagcactttttattttaaaaagatgcaggGGCTggttcagagcagcagcagagcctatGGACAGAGTATCGTGACCACAGCGTCCTCTTCCACAcggcagctgcagaggaggagctgTCGTTGCCCTTCCTGGGCTGTGGTCTCCGCAGTCGGGTTTCCGTGTAGCAGGGAGAACCCACAGGTAATGTTATTGCATCTCGGCAGGCTGGAGTACAGCCAGGCAGGTCAAACCGACAAAAACTTGCACGCAGGACTGCCGCTGGGCAGCAGCTTTGCTTGACAGCAAATCAGATGTGCTGTAGAACAAGGTTCCTGCTGAAGCTAAGAGAGATTTGGGTAAACCCATTTGTTGCTATATACTCTCTCCTTTTACTTAGTAATGGCATGCTTTTGATCTTTATCcaagagtgactttttttttttaaacaagttaaatGAACTTAAGCGTTAAGCCTTTATAATCCTGGAACTTTAAAGCTAGTGAACCTAGTTTACTGCTACATAAATGGTATTTTCATTAACTTGCAGCATGTACTTATTTCTTGTACTACAAATGAAAAActtagtttcattatttcttcctgtctcttgaaaactgtttaaaaacatttatatcaATCGTTAGAGCCATGTGGAAACTCCTGCAGGTGAATAAGACAACATATGCATATAATAGTAGTTAAAAATTGTTTAATGGTTTGGATACAGATGACTTAGAGTTTGGGAATCACTCAGCTTGCTTCCTTTGTACACCCACTCTGCTCGTACCTGTAGAAGTGACTCGATCTAGGCTCCTAAATTGAAAAAGTCACCAAATAAGACAGCAGAGGTTTGCTCAAAGGCTTTCACTAGTGCCATCTTATGCATGTCTAAATGTGCCTGTTAAAAATCAGTATAGAATAAGTAACGGAATAATCCTTGAATGTATGTGCACACAGCAAAAGACCTACAAGATCAAAGTATGAGGGGAAAAAGATAAGAAAGTAATTTCAACAATAATACCTAAGAAGCAGCGATGTAACTGCTGATGTTCTGGTTCTCTATTGTCACAGCGGTAGTGTAGAAACAGGGAGATGTTACCAAGATGTTACCCCTTACCAAGCTGTAATGACCAAAGTGGTACTGATAGCTGTTGTAAGTGTTGGGGTGTTTCCCCCCCACAAATTAGTCAGGCTCTGTTGATCCAATAAGCACTTCGTATCATAAGAGGACTTAGAGGTAAGCCCACAGAGCAGGTACGTTTGTTCTATGACACACTAGTTGACATGGACGTCTCTCTGTGCCCCCTCACCCTTCCTGCCGGCTTGAGACAGTGTTTAAGACCTCATCAAGTTTTCTTCACCCTCTGGACCAGGAGTTTCCCCGTATTCTCTTCACAGAAGAGCTTAACAGATGTGACACCCAAAAGCTGAGGGCAAAGCAGGAGACCAGAAATGAATTATCTTTGTGGCCTGCACAGGGACATCTTAACCTGTAGTCATCTTGTTAAGCATAAAGTCCGTCAGTCACACTGTGAAGACCCTATTCTAGAGAGGAGCTTGTATTTTAACTATCGTTGCACAAAAGAACAGAGCCATGAAAACAAAAGTTGAGGACGCACAGAACGTGATTGTTTGAGAAGAATCTGCATGCTACGAAAATTcgtaagtttttaaaaaattagataGGCCTGTATTATCAAAGttgatatttttcagtgttgctgcTCTGGAGCGTGGCAGGTAATACTCTGATAGTCTAAAGAGAGTACTCTCAGTACTGAGACACTGATGATAGAATTCCACCACAAGATTCAGATCGAGATATATTTTTTCTATATATCTTTCCTTCCTTTGTCCTGTATATGAAGTTCAGGCTAATTTCATTGCCCAAATTAAGTCTTAATTTACATGTATGAATGACATTCATTAATCTGCTGTGGTAACAGGGAACGAAATCTACCAAGTCAGTCCCCACTCTATCAACAGCAGTATTTTACTTTTAGTAGATGTCGTAAGATGGCAACAATATCATACACAAAATGCAATAGGATGGCACCTACTTTTAAAATTGCTAGCAtatgtttttgaaatatttttactctATCTGAACCCTTGTTTAACAGCAAGATGTTTGGCCCAAAAGAGGACTCTGCATCATTGACAATATCCATAAAAATAGCTCATGTGTTATACTTTACTTTGATATTCCTTTATAAGAAAGGGCTGCAGAGTAATTCTTACTGAATTAGGTATAAACAGCTTCCTGCAAACTAAAGTAATTATTTATGCAGAAACCTGTATTGCTTAAAGAGGCCTACGCCAGAGACGTTTAttgctttccttctctgaaaaCCAAATCTTGACGTTCTTAAAAGGTGTATCTTGTGTTCTTTGGAATGAGGGAATTTACATAGGCTAGAAATTTTTGCCATGGTCTTCTGAGTAAGTTATTCTAGTAGCAAAAGCAAGCATAACCCTGCTCTGTAAACCATTGTTCAGCTTCCAGAAGTCACAGTACCTTGCTGAAAGGCAACATTTTTGCCCCAattgaaagggaaggaaaatgactAATCCAGCTGGCCAGTGGTACAACGCCGGTCCCCTAAGTCCTACTGTGTGCTCTAGCCACCATACCACCTTCTGTAAAGTTAAATAATCTAGTAAAAATAAGTTAAGATACAAATTCTGAATTCACTGAATATCTACTTTAGCATAAAAAGtacatcttcaaagcacttttttACActccgtaaaaaaaaaaaaacccaaaacaaacagccCTCCCAAACCCCACCCCGAACACCTCAAAACAAGTGGAAAAAGATTAACCTAAGAGTCATTATACTAGATTGTATTTAGAAtaaagttttgtttaatttaGTTTGAACAGACCCAAGATACCTTCTATGAGAAAAATCAGGTGTGTTTACTGCCAAGAAGAAAACGTAGTAATCCTATGCTGCGCAAAGGGCTACCGTGCGTCCTTCTGACAGGGTGCTTTGACGGTGGTTATGTTAGactgcttccctcctccttttgATGCTACCCCTTGCCGTTATAAACAGGAGACACAAGGTGAGGGAAAATTACAAAACAAGTTTATTAAAGTCTAACATAAAACACTTCAGGCTAAGTATGTACAACTCCCGCCCTTCCCAGGGGATTATAAAAATGAGAGTTGAGCTATATACAAATAACAGAGGAAAAATTGTATATAcatgaaagatattttaaaaataatttaaccaAAAAATCAGTTATTAGTCCTTATCTGAACTTAATTCTGCAAGGCTTATCGATTGCCTCTCCAAGATCACAGCCCTGAAATCCTTAACATGGGACTCGTCCATACTTGTAAGTTCTTTTGAAACACATGATTTCAGAAAAGTTGTCATGCTTTGTGCCCACGTTTAGGCACACGTTTGGAAGCAAGTGTCATACAAGGAGCTATTCTCACACAAGTATTTCCGAACAGCCAATTCAGAAATTTCTAGATGCAGATAACCTATTCAGGCAAAACTTGCACCAACTTCGGTGCAAAATTGACTGAAACGGTACCGAAACAACGGTGTGACAAATCATGTCATTTTCTCTAAATTACTGTTAATGGACTTACTTACTaaaatttcctctttcattttgcaGGTAGGTCTCAAGAAGGAGATGTCTGCCTAAAGAGATTCCATGCTTTCCCACATTAATCCCTTTCAGAAGTTACCAATACTGTTATAAACCTTGTACCTCCAAAATGAACTCAGAATCCTTAAGCCTAGGAATTAGATGTGCAGCTGATTTTCATGCATCTATTGGCAAAAAGTACTGTACAGATCTGCTTCTTCaggtcctgcagcacccagcctgAACAcacctacaatttttttttttaatatatatacacatgtatttaAAATCTATATTCTAGTAAATGAATACAGTTCATAGAGATCATACCTCAGCGGCTGAGATATCTTCACAAAAGGTGAGGATAAAAATCAAGACTCTCAGATGGGGACTCAAGAGTGCAGGTCACTAAATTATTGCTCCAAGACAAAACTACAAGCCTGTGTATTCTATTAAGAAAGGTTAAAATTGTTGTCTTGTAAAAAATAATGATCATCTTCTTGTCTATAAAGAAAACTAAATGACTAATAAAGCAAGTGTTACTGTTATAAGTATCTAAACAAGTCCTGTATAAATCtaagcactgtattttttttaaaagtctgaaatcTAAGAATAAAGTAATAAGCTataattttagaaatataaaaacaGTCCAAACAAACATTGTTATGGAATGCATTTTATATGTaggaatgtgggtttttttaaatttttttttccagagctagTTCTCTCTTGTGGTCATTTATCCTGGATATGTTAATCTTCAGATACTCTTCCTCAGATAAAAGCAGCATATAATTAGTTTATCTTCCAAAGctgtttaaatatgaaatttaTCAATTGTACAGTATTGTTCTTTTTCAGTATTCATGACTAAGCGTATGTCTATCCCAATACTTCTGCTCTATTTCAGAGAGAGAAAGTAAAGGGGAACCTTAGGACAAGCCACACAGAGTTCACTTTTTTTACAGAGTCAAGATCCCGATCTTTGTGGTTCTTCAGTCCTAAATGGTAAGGGTAAGGAATCCTTCAGGTGCTACATCAACAACAgaagctaaaaaagaaaatgggggaagaaagggggaagtgccaaacaaacaggaaaaaacaaaccaaaacaaacagagaaCTACATCCATTGTTCTTTGCCAGCATTATGAAGAACATCAGTTGTTCATAAATATTGCAGTACAGATAAGCAAAGCAAATAAAGGTCAGGCAGGTATGGCAATAATTAGCTTCAGTGGACAGTTAGAGATGCCTGCATTAAGAGTGTTCCCCGTGAACGTGGTTGTACTCCTTGCTGTCCATGGTAGACGTTATCAGCAAATTGGCCATATATTAAAGCATAACATATGATCAAGAAGCAGAGTTTTAAACATGCCACATACTAAGATGATCAACACAAAGAAGCGAAAGGTCTATCACTTTACAAGTACAAACgtaggaagaggagaaaaaaaaaatctatagtcaTGCTCAGGAGTCAAGGGACTATTTgcagaatatttaaataaaatcctcCAAGAATTTTTCACAAGTCTGTTTAATTAAGGTGCAGATTAATTATTACTCCATGTAGAACAGAATCAGTTAAGAGGTATCTCCTATGCTCTTCTGTTTATCAGTGTCTGGACACAAGGCATCAGTGGAAATAAAATGCTAGCACCAAGTAAATAACCAACAAATAATATCTTTAAATGCATTGTTGGTTCAGTATTATGACTGTTTCCTTACTATTTGATGATTACTTAAATAATGCTTACATTGTGTTAATGGCACAAACTGGCAAAACGGAGTATAGAAGTACTCCTATTGTCAACTAGTCTTTAACTAATGACCCTATCAAGACactaaaaatgttgctttttaaagattTACACTGCTAGTAATAAAACGTATCTTTACACGAGTCTTGCTAGATACCAGTTTTGTGCAGTTACTGTAGACAAGTGACATGAGAGGTAAAGCAATACGTAAATACTTCAATTAAAACACATCAGTCATACTCTAACAGAACCTCGCCTGGAAGAACATTGGTCTGCTCTGTTGTATTCTTCCTTAATGCCCCCTCATGTAGCATTCACTTATTATTTTCACAGTGAAGGGCaggatttatttcctcttttgtacCTATTGTCTAGCACAAGAAGCACTACTATAGAAAAAGGATTATGAAGCTATGATTCGTGCCTCACAATTAAGTCAATGCATCTTTTCGTCTCATCCACAACATGCATGTTCCAGCTCTCCTTTTGAGCAAATGTTGCTGTTTGTGCCAAAACCAGGgcatttgtgaaaaataaatctggGACAAGATACAACAATGCTggattcacaaaaaaaaaaaaaagaaaaaaaaaaaaagaaaaagggacttGTTAGAAAGAATACCCAGTAGTATCTATGCCATTAGAACCCTCTGACTTACCACAccatagaaaaaaattaacccTCCTTTATTTGCCTTGTCAGGAAATTATCCACAAAACTTCCTTTCCCTCTGGTCAGACCTCAACCGAAGACGGCTACTTCTGGCAGACAGCAGTAATTCTTTGCAAGCACCTCACCAGAGCACTGGCCTACCTCCACCATGTACCATTGGAATGCAGGAGTACAAGCTTGTTGGTACATTCAAATTATGATTTTTCCCCTTACACCTCTGGGTTAATAGTCTTAAACTATCAAATATGGCTTAAAATGTCTGCTCTCAAATGACATTGTGACACATCAGATCAGCAGGAACATGGGAGGAGATCTTCAAAATACATTAACATATTTAACAGAGAATTCTTAAGGCAGGTGTTGCTGGAAAGGAATCGTCTCCTGGAAATCAGTGTTAATTGCAAAGAGAAATTTGATTGTAGATTAGCACAAttcaacaaaaaccaaaaaacagcacTGCACAATGGAAATGCGTTACAAGTGTCTttacacagaggaaaagaaaaaagaacagatccAATTCAAAAAGTGTGACTGCTTGCTTGATTATGTTCACCTTACCAAACGTATGCAAGTTCACTGCCGAATTACCTCGATGGCTCTGTACTGGACCGTCAGTATAACTGCTGCAAGAAAATAAACTGAGGTTCTGAATAGCCAGTCACAGCAGACCTTAGTAATGTTTCTGATGAGGGAGACTGACTACCCGTCACGGGAAGCAGCATCTGATGGTCTTCAGTCCCAATGGGAAGAGGAAGTGCTAAAGACACCTCAGAGGGCTTCACATCTATGGACTCCGACAAAGGACTTTTCTGACTCTGAATAGATTCTTG
The sequence above is a segment of the Calonectris borealis chromosome 9, bCalBor7.hap1.2, whole genome shotgun sequence genome. Coding sequences within it:
- the LRRC34 gene encoding leucine-rich repeat-containing protein 34 isoform X3, with the translated sequence MSVHPDLHQHYVRVCQNLGQPENPFIAHVLQEADKNEKIRWTEGITLKIAGNNNLVPVQRVTDDDLQVLASVLRNTVFVTGLDLRYNVLTDAGAKHMTTFLQENSTLRYLNLMFNDIGSSGAELIARALHMNETLLYLRMTGNKIGNKGGMFFASMLQINSTLEKLDLGDCDMGMQCLIAIATALTQNKSIKAINLNRPLLYSQEEETTVHVALMLKNNSSLVELHLCKHEMKNFGVERLCEALYENSSLRYLDLSCNKITRDGVKFLGQLLKRNQALEILDLGANRIEDDGAIYLSEALALYNRTLQALSVVSNNISGKGLVALSGAMKTNMELSYIYIWGNKFDEATCMAFSELIQTGRLKSNCTDVAPYEVDGHVHLAELSHGLKKHYYWTPSCGEVTNKDANASLAIAAVSEYL